From the genome of Novosphingobium sp. TH158, one region includes:
- a CDS encoding aminoglycoside phosphotransferase family protein, with amino-acid sequence MDVTLPEGLDAFLAAAGWPNAVVEPLPGDASFRRYFRIRRGEETAMLMDAPPPNEDPGPFLRAARWLDHNGMRAPRILHAEPERGLVLLEDFGTVRMRDYLDDWPADEEEVYAGAVDALKDLHRLPPGPFLDYGLAEYQREAQLLVDWYVPARNLYVDSRGYAGAWEEVLRPLLPNQRPGVTVLRDYHAENIMLLGNLADQGLLDFQDALIGHPAYDLVSLLQDARRDVSAELEAKMLERYLADHSGKREDFLADYARLGAQRNAKIVGIFVRLWKRDGKPRYLSLIPRVWALLERDLKHPALGPVARWFEANIPADLREALGGEWQV; translated from the coding sequence ATGGACGTGACCCTGCCCGAAGGCCTCGATGCCTTCCTCGCCGCTGCCGGCTGGCCGAATGCCGTGGTTGAACCGTTGCCGGGCGATGCCTCCTTCCGGCGTTATTTCCGCATCCGCCGGGGCGAGGAGACGGCGATGCTGATGGATGCTCCGCCGCCGAACGAGGATCCCGGTCCGTTCCTGCGCGCTGCGCGCTGGCTCGATCACAACGGCATGCGCGCGCCGCGCATCCTTCACGCCGAGCCCGAGCGCGGGCTGGTGTTGCTGGAAGACTTCGGCACAGTCCGCATGCGCGACTATCTTGATGACTGGCCGGCGGACGAGGAAGAGGTCTACGCCGGCGCGGTCGATGCGCTGAAGGATCTGCACCGCCTGCCGCCGGGGCCGTTCCTTGACTATGGCCTGGCCGAGTACCAGCGCGAGGCGCAATTGCTGGTTGACTGGTACGTGCCTGCGCGCAACCTCTATGTCGACAGCCGCGGCTATGCGGGGGCCTGGGAAGAGGTTCTGCGCCCGCTGCTGCCCAACCAGCGCCCCGGTGTAACGGTGCTGCGCGATTACCATGCCGAGAACATCATGCTTCTGGGCAACCTTGCCGATCAGGGCCTGCTCGATTTCCAGGACGCGCTGATTGGTCACCCGGCTTACGACCTCGTATCGCTGTTGCAGGATGCGCGGCGCGACGTTTCCGCCGAACTCGAAGCCAAGATGCTGGAACGCTACCTTGCCGACCATTCCGGCAAGCGCGAGGATTTCCTGGCTGACTATGCCCGCCTCGGCGCGCAGCGGAATGCCAAGATCGTCGGCATTTTCGTTCGGCTGTGGAAGCGCGACGGCAAGCCGCGCTATCTTTCGCTGATCCCGCGCGTCTGGGCGCTTCTCGAACGTGACCTGAAGCACCCCGCGCTCGGTCCCGTGGCACGGTGGTTCGAGGCCAATATCCCGGCAGACCTGCGCGAGGCGCTGGGCGGCGAATGGCAGGTATGA
- the tsaE gene encoding tRNA (adenosine(37)-N6)-threonylcarbamoyltransferase complex ATPase subunit type 1 TsaE — translation MNIALPDLAAMQRLGASIAEALRPGDVVALSGGLGAGKTTLARAIIAALGHGGEVPSPSFAIIETYDPPAVRLPLVHADFYRLDDPREVEELGLDDYRQGAALIAEWPEHAGGFGRESACLSIMLESAEMGRVAIVSPGPDWLGRLSWT, via the coding sequence TTGAACATCGCGCTGCCAGACCTTGCCGCGATGCAGCGGCTTGGCGCTTCGATTGCCGAAGCCCTGCGGCCCGGCGATGTCGTGGCGCTTTCCGGCGGGCTGGGTGCGGGCAAGACCACGCTGGCCCGGGCTATCATCGCCGCCCTTGGCCATGGGGGCGAGGTGCCTTCGCCCAGCTTTGCCATTATCGAGACCTACGATCCGCCGGCGGTGCGCCTGCCGCTGGTCCATGCCGATTTCTACCGGCTGGACGATCCGCGCGAGGTGGAAGAACTGGGGCTGGACGATTACCGCCAGGGTGCGGCCCTGATCGCCGAATGGCCGGAACATGCGGGCGGCTTCGGGCGTGAATCCGCCTGTCTTTCCATCATGTTGGAATCTGCGGAAATGGGGCGGGTTGCCATTGTAAGTCCCGGGCCGGATTGGCTAGGGCGGCTGTCATGGACGTGA